A window of the Brassica oleracea var. oleracea cultivar TO1000 chromosome C1, BOL, whole genome shotgun sequence genome harbors these coding sequences:
- the LOC106345011 gene encoding probable NAD(P)H dehydrogenase (quinone) FQR1-like 2, with amino-acid sequence MGKGGGCVPSKKKKPSSLATAGDDHGTEYEDAVNAPLPTENDQTTATTGATTPAITARTVSPPLKIFVVFYSMYGHVESLARRMKKGADGVEGVEARLYRVPETLSEEVVEQMKAPGRDTGVPEITSGELAEADGFLFGFPTRYGCMAAQMKAFFDSTGQLWKEQTLAGKPAGFFVSTGTQGGGQETTAWTAITQLVHHGMLFVPIGYTFGAGMFKMDSIRGGSPYGAGVFAGDGSREATETELALAEHQGNYMATIVKRLGQP; translated from the exons ATGGGGAAAGGTGGCGGATGCGTTCCGAGCAAGAAGAAGAAGCCGTCGTCTCTCGCCACCGCCGGAGACGATCACGGAACCGAGTACGAAGACGCCGTCAACGCTCCGCTCCCGACCGAGAACGATCAAACGACGGCGACGACGGGAGCAACGACGCCGGCGATCACGGCCAGGACCGTCTCTCCGCCGCTGAAGATCTTCGTGGTGTTCTACTCGATGTACGGACACGTGGAGAGCTTGGCGAGGAGGATGAAGAAGGGAGCGGACGGCGTGGAAGGAGTGGAGGCGAGGCTGTACAGAGTGCCGGAGACGCTTTCCGAGGAGGTCGTCGAGCAGATGAAGGCGCCGGGGAGGGATACGGGGGTTCCGGAGATCACGTCGGGGGAGCTGGCGGAGGCGGATGGGTTTCTGTTCGGGTTTCCGACGAGGTACGGGTGTATGGCGGCGCAGATGAAGGCTTTCTTTGACTCGACGGGGCAGCTGTGGAAGGAGCAGACGCTCGCCGGGAAGCCTGCCGGGTTCTTTGTGAGTACGGGGACTCAAGGAGGTGGACAAGAGACCACTGC ATGGACAGCAATCACACAGCTGGTGCACCACGGGATGCTATTCGTCCCAATAGGCTACACATTTGGAGCAGGAATGTTCAAGATGGACTCAATACGAGGAGGTTCACCTTATGGAGCGGGTGTATTCGCTGGTGATGGATCAAGAGAAGCTACGGAAACAGAACTAGCTCTTGCTGAACATCAAGGAAACTACATGGCTACAATAGTCAAGAGACTTGGCCAACCTTAA